The following coding sequences lie in one Microvirga sp. 17 mud 1-3 genomic window:
- a CDS encoding GNAT family N-acetyltransferase, producing the protein MTTADIRFATLEDAETVAKLIRHMDRHYRPDEELRPEADYRQMTEQTIANREGTRFVIARDEEGRGVGLACVAVLRPGRDLQGLIYLKDLYVSEPARGCGLGTQIISFLSAYAVENYIGRMDFTTDTDNVGAQRLYDSLGGIRKEKVYYTLPIEALKAVAARANRAVERTYSVQD; encoded by the coding sequence ATGACGACCGCCGATATTCGTTTCGCCACGCTTGAGGATGCTGAGACCGTGGCAAAGCTGATCCGCCATATGGATCGACACTATCGACCTGACGAGGAGCTTCGGCCGGAGGCGGACTATCGGCAGATGACGGAGCAAACTATCGCAAACCGTGAGGGAACCCGCTTTGTGATCGCTCGAGACGAGGAGGGGCGGGGAGTTGGTCTCGCCTGCGTCGCAGTTCTACGTCCCGGCCGTGATCTGCAAGGACTGATTTATCTTAAAGATCTCTATGTGTCCGAACCGGCACGGGGGTGCGGCCTTGGCACTCAGATCATCAGCTTCCTGTCTGCCTACGCAGTCGAGAATTATATCGGGCGCATGGACTTTACGACCGATACCGACAATGTCGGAGCGCAGCGTCTCTACGATTCACTTGGCGGCATCAGAAAGGAGAAGGTATATTACACGCTTCCCATCGAGGCCCTCAAGGCCGTTGCGGCACGCGCGAACCGGGCTGTTGAGCGGACCTATTCCGTTCAGGACTAG
- a CDS encoding polysaccharide deacetylase: MPTDSAPRPANLAPPAPEFPWPGGKKCVLFPGFDVDAESVWLGMDRRNVDRLVTMSYGGYEARVGIPKLLELLARYDVKATFFITGWTVEAHPASCEAILKAGHEIGHHGYWHLRPEPGDLATMVEEVDRGFDALKRVLGVTPVGYRAPSGENFTELLALLRDRGIRYSSSWRDDIRPYRHVLPDGPGPVEIPVNYSFDDWNYGITHRMSARSLFGREEVLSIWRDEFDQTREWGGVATMIMHPQVSGRPMRYRILEDFLQYVRRYDDVWWATGREIVDHYEACEASTK; encoded by the coding sequence ATGCCGACCGATTCCGCGCCCCGGCCTGCCAACCTCGCTCCTCCGGCACCTGAATTTCCATGGCCAGGCGGTAAGAAATGCGTCCTTTTCCCTGGCTTTGATGTCGACGCGGAATCCGTCTGGCTTGGCATGGATCGTCGCAATGTAGATCGCCTGGTCACCATGTCCTATGGGGGCTATGAAGCCCGCGTGGGAATTCCCAAGCTGTTGGAGTTACTGGCCCGCTACGATGTTAAAGCGACGTTCTTCATCACGGGCTGGACAGTGGAGGCTCATCCCGCCTCTTGCGAGGCCATCCTAAAGGCAGGGCACGAAATCGGCCATCATGGCTACTGGCACCTGAGGCCCGAGCCTGGCGACCTCGCCACAATGGTCGAGGAGGTTGATCGCGGCTTTGACGCTCTCAAGAGAGTTCTTGGCGTGACGCCAGTCGGGTATCGGGCGCCGTCGGGCGAGAACTTCACCGAGCTGCTTGCTTTGCTGCGCGATCGGGGAATCCGCTATTCGAGTTCCTGGCGTGACGATATCCGTCCCTATCGCCATGTGCTTCCGGACGGACCCGGCCCTGTCGAGATTCCAGTCAACTACAGTTTCGACGACTGGAACTACGGGATTACCCATCGGATGAGCGCCCGCTCCCTCTTCGGTCGCGAGGAGGTACTTTCAATCTGGCGAGACGAGTTCGACCAGACGCGAGAATGGGGTGGGGTTGCCACCATGATCATGCATCCGCAGGTGTCAGGTCGACCGATGCGCTACCGCATCCTTGAGGATTTTCTGCAGTACGTCCGGCGTTATGACGACGTATGGTGGGCAACGGGTCGTGAGATCGTAGATCATTATGAGGCTTGTGAGGCCAGCACGAAGTGA
- a CDS encoding LysR substrate-binding domain-containing protein — protein MTRSHLPNTVALRVVAALAQYGTVSSAAQALHLTQSAVSKQLKSIEELAGTPLFHRTSRGLSPTEAGLIYIEQARIALGALETAAVRVAALCTSPPAIRLHVLPILGDRWFMPRYSRFAELHPDIDVQFTTFAPSDTLEKADAVFRFGEGEWPGWNADYVLGRDVVLVGAPQMIARAGGISSIEDIRHFPALEHSQTPLRWNDFVQAWDLVDFTPTRHIRFGYYSLVIRAAIGGQGLALVPRSLISDELANGQLANPLGLGFESRNCYWFTTPKDRPLTRELATLREWVLREAARSEPTPAL, from the coding sequence ATGACCAGAAGCCACTTACCGAATACTGTCGCATTGCGCGTCGTCGCAGCACTCGCGCAATACGGAACGGTTTCCTCGGCCGCGCAGGCGCTGCATCTGACGCAAAGTGCCGTCAGCAAGCAGCTCAAGAGCATCGAGGAGCTGGCTGGCACTCCCCTTTTTCATCGGACGAGTCGTGGGCTTTCGCCGACCGAGGCCGGATTGATCTACATCGAACAGGCCCGGATCGCTCTTGGAGCGCTCGAGACGGCAGCAGTGCGTGTGGCGGCATTATGCACCTCCCCACCGGCGATCCGTCTACACGTTCTCCCGATTCTTGGCGATCGATGGTTCATGCCGCGCTACTCGCGCTTTGCGGAACTCCATCCGGACATCGATGTACAGTTCACTACTTTTGCCCCCAGCGACACTCTCGAGAAGGCAGACGCGGTCTTCCGCTTTGGTGAAGGTGAATGGCCCGGCTGGAACGCGGATTATGTTCTCGGGCGCGATGTGGTCCTTGTCGGAGCGCCTCAGATGATTGCACGCGCCGGGGGGATTTCTTCTATAGAGGATATCCGCCATTTCCCGGCGCTGGAGCATAGCCAGACGCCACTCCGCTGGAACGACTTCGTGCAGGCCTGGGATCTTGTGGATTTTACCCCTACACGCCATATCCGCTTTGGATATTACTCTCTCGTCATTCGCGCCGCCATAGGTGGCCAGGGGCTTGCACTTGTCCCGCGCAGCCTGATTTCCGACGAACTTGCCAACGGACAACTGGCCAACCCTCTCGGACTTGGCTTCGAAAGCCGCAATTGCTACTGGTTCACGACACCGAAGGACCGCCCCCTCACTCGTGAGCTCGCGACTCTGCGGGAATGGGTGCTGCGGGAAGCCGCCCGCTCCGAGCCGACGCCAGCTCTTTGA
- the argH gene encoding argininosuccinate lyase, which translates to MTEPVRLWGARFRTPPSAALMRLSRAPENYFRLVPEDLRSSIAHARELVRAGILTQDEGDRISVTLSEIGRDFAAGKVTPSHADEDVHTFLERLLVERLGPVGGKLRAGRSRNDQAANDLKLHLRSAAKRIASELLALQDALVGQANEHQSTLAPGFTHLQPAQPVTFAHQLLAHAQGFSRDIERLQDWDRRSSRSPLGAAALAGSAIALHPELSATELGYDAPCENSIDAVGSRDHVAEFLFVSAMIGVNLSRLAEEVFLWSSRQFRWVVLDDGYATGSSIMPQKKNADIAELTRGRAARLIGALNTMLTALKGLPFAYNRDLSEDKWAAFEAIDTLEVVLPAMAGMIATMRVDTARLRAQSTEGFTLATEVADWLARSGVPFSEAHEITGALVRYCEEKNLELSDLSPADLGAVDQRLGAELLKALTPDAAVAARAGYGGTAPARVAEQIQRLKEVITRQRHWAEA; encoded by the coding sequence ATGACCGAACCCGTTCGACTTTGGGGAGCAAGGTTCCGGACGCCGCCATCTGCGGCTCTGATGCGCCTCTCACGCGCGCCTGAGAATTACTTCCGGCTCGTGCCAGAGGATTTAAGATCCTCTATTGCCCATGCACGCGAACTTGTGCGGGCTGGTATTCTCACTCAGGACGAGGGCGACAGGATCAGTGTCACTCTGTCGGAAATTGGCAGGGATTTCGCGGCCGGAAAAGTTACACCATCTCACGCCGACGAGGACGTCCACACTTTCCTTGAGCGTCTCCTGGTGGAGCGACTCGGGCCTGTGGGCGGCAAGCTACGGGCTGGCCGTTCACGCAACGACCAGGCGGCCAACGATCTCAAGCTCCATCTGCGCAGTGCCGCAAAGCGGATTGCGAGCGAATTGCTGGCGCTTCAGGACGCCTTAGTTGGGCAGGCGAACGAGCACCAGTCCACTCTCGCACCCGGCTTCACTCATCTGCAACCGGCCCAGCCGGTCACTTTCGCGCACCAGCTCCTTGCTCATGCCCAAGGCTTCTCGCGGGATATCGAACGCTTGCAGGACTGGGACCGCAGGTCGTCTCGTTCACCGCTCGGCGCCGCGGCACTCGCCGGCTCCGCCATTGCGCTCCATCCGGAGCTCTCGGCAACGGAGCTGGGCTACGATGCCCCCTGCGAAAACTCCATCGATGCGGTCGGCAGTCGCGATCATGTGGCCGAATTCCTATTCGTCTCCGCAATGATCGGCGTCAACCTTTCACGCCTTGCGGAAGAGGTTTTCCTGTGGTCGTCGCGCCAGTTCCGCTGGGTCGTTCTGGATGATGGCTACGCCACCGGTTCCTCAATTATGCCGCAGAAGAAGAATGCGGACATTGCCGAACTTACACGTGGCCGTGCCGCACGGTTGATCGGTGCGCTGAACACGATGCTCACGGCACTGAAGGGCCTGCCCTTCGCCTATAACCGTGACTTGTCAGAGGATAAATGGGCGGCCTTTGAGGCTATTGATACGCTCGAAGTCGTTCTTCCTGCTATGGCCGGCATGATCGCAACAATGCGGGTCGATACCGCCCGTCTGAGGGCACAATCGACCGAGGGATTCACGCTCGCGACGGAGGTCGCCGATTGGCTAGCCCGTAGCGGCGTACCATTTAGCGAGGCGCATGAGATCACCGGTGCTCTCGTGCGCTATTGCGAAGAGAAGAATCTTGAACTCTCTGACCTGTCACCCGCAGATCTCGGTGCTGTCGACCAGCGCCTCGGAGCAGAGCTTCTTAAAGCTCTGACACCGGATGCCGCAGTGGCTGCACGCGCCGGCTATGGTGGGACCGCTCCGGCCCGTGTCGCCGAGCAGATTCAGCGCCTGAAGGAGGTGATCACACGTCAGCGCCACTGGGCAGAAGCTTAA
- a CDS encoding ABC transporter substrate-binding protein has protein sequence MSTLKPAIRILHAVAFGTALAILLPMGASAQNITLPEKLKSAGTIVVGIESTYPPMAYKDPKTNERIGVNIDLVESIARELSVKVKWEEMSFEQLMTSLTTGRIDMIGTAISDLPSRREKLTFVDYLVTGAQPFTTVAKKDTIKSEADLCGKTIGAPRTTNYYPIAQAWSEKNCVAAGKPAATINGTAGATATRLDLKQGRLDAAVLGPEFVAHLMADEPNTYALAGEPLTRTLFGFAFNKGETGLRDAVAAALTAIIKSGAYGKTLQKFGLERQAMNDVKIDAGT, from the coding sequence ATGAGCACACTTAAACCGGCGATCCGGATCCTACACGCTGTCGCGTTCGGTACGGCATTGGCAATTCTGCTGCCGATGGGAGCCTCTGCACAGAACATCACCCTCCCAGAAAAGCTCAAGTCCGCAGGTACCATTGTGGTGGGCATCGAATCGACCTACCCGCCGATGGCCTATAAGGATCCGAAAACCAACGAACGCATCGGCGTGAATATCGACCTTGTCGAGAGCATCGCGAGGGAGCTTAGTGTAAAAGTGAAATGGGAGGAGATGAGCTTCGAACAGCTCATGACCTCTCTTACGACTGGTCGCATCGACATGATCGGGACCGCTATCAGCGACCTGCCTTCACGCCGTGAGAAGCTGACCTTCGTCGACTATCTTGTCACCGGAGCCCAGCCTTTCACGACTGTCGCCAAGAAGGACACGATCAAGTCCGAGGCCGACCTCTGCGGCAAGACCATCGGCGCGCCGCGCACCACTAATTACTACCCCATCGCACAGGCCTGGAGCGAGAAGAACTGTGTCGCGGCGGGAAAGCCCGCTGCGACGATCAACGGCACTGCGGGTGCGACGGCGACGCGCCTCGATCTCAAACAGGGGCGCCTTGATGCGGCGGTCCTAGGTCCGGAATTCGTCGCGCATCTTATGGCCGATGAGCCCAATACCTATGCGCTTGCCGGCGAACCTCTGACCAGGACACTCTTCGGTTTTGCTTTTAATAAGGGCGAGACAGGCCTGCGTGATGCCGTTGCTGCAGCCCTCACCGCGATCATAAAGAGTGGAGCTTACGGGAAGACGCTTCAGAAGTTCGGTCTTGAGCGTCAGGCGATGAACGACGTGAAGATCGACGCCGGGACCTGA
- a CDS encoding NAD(P)H-quinone oxidoreductase, with product MRAVILPHTGGPEALVLAEVPDPSPAAGEVIVDVHATALNFADLLQRRGTYGTPAALPGILGIECSGLVASLGDGVEGWAVGDEVCALVSGGAYAERVAVPATQLLRRPLNVDLTIAAALPEAACTVWSNLIDISGLAADDVLLVHGGGGGIGTFAIQTGRSIGSRVFATAGSAEKLQRCVELGSERAISYRHEDFVAVVKDETGGYGADVILDNMGAAYLGRNIDALAPDGRIAMIGLQSGRDAEIPLGRMMAKRSSLFTTSLRDRPLAAKARIVEGVRRDLWPRIEGGDILPVVDRIFPFAGMAAAHRYMEDGKHVGKIVVSIRES from the coding sequence ATGCGCGCTGTCATTCTGCCTCATACAGGTGGTCCGGAAGCTTTGGTCCTGGCCGAAGTTCCAGATCCGAGCCCTGCCGCAGGTGAAGTTATCGTCGACGTTCATGCAACAGCCTTGAACTTCGCCGATCTTCTCCAACGGAGAGGGACCTACGGAACACCTGCAGCCTTGCCCGGCATTCTCGGAATCGAGTGTTCGGGCCTGGTTGCGTCCCTCGGCGACGGTGTCGAGGGCTGGGCCGTAGGTGATGAGGTCTGTGCGCTGGTGTCCGGCGGAGCCTATGCGGAGCGGGTGGCGGTTCCCGCCACCCAGCTCCTTAGGCGCCCGCTCAATGTCGACCTCACCATAGCTGCCGCTTTGCCTGAGGCAGCCTGCACCGTTTGGTCCAATCTCATCGACATATCGGGGCTCGCTGCCGACGATGTCCTTCTTGTCCATGGCGGCGGAGGAGGGATAGGAACCTTCGCTATCCAGACAGGCCGCTCGATCGGATCTCGAGTCTTCGCGACGGCGGGCAGTGCTGAGAAGCTGCAACGTTGCGTCGAACTGGGCTCAGAGCGGGCAATTTCCTATCGGCATGAGGACTTCGTCGCCGTCGTCAAGGATGAAACCGGGGGATACGGTGCGGACGTCATCCTCGACAATATGGGCGCCGCCTATCTTGGCCGGAACATCGACGCCCTCGCGCCTGATGGCAGAATTGCGATGATTGGTCTCCAGAGTGGGCGTGACGCGGAAATTCCGCTTGGCCGCATGATGGCTAAGCGCAGTTCTCTCTTCACCACATCCTTGCGGGACCGCCCGCTTGCAGCGAAGGCCAGGATTGTAGAAGGGGTAAGACGTGATCTATGGCCTCGTATAGAAGGCGGCGATATTCTGCCGGTTGTTGACCGGATTTTCCCATTTGCCGGAATGGCAGCGGCGCATCGGTATATGGAAGATGGAAAACATGTCGGAAAAATCGTCGTCAGCATAAGAGAGAGCTAG
- a CDS encoding amino acid ABC transporter permease, which yields MTDTVYQVSHLTLVPRRHYGRMVAAVLVIAVLAVIAHAFAVGQIEWSYVGEFLTVPVIMMGLVNTIVMAILAMVVGIVFGVVFAIMRLSENPVLSKTALAYVWFFRAIPALLQLLLWFNLALVFPTIGIPGMFSVNTVDVMTPFVAALLGLGIQQGAFTAEVVRAGLLSVDRGQYEAAQTIGMTRLQMLRRIVMPQAMRVIVPPVGNEFIGMVKLTSLASVIQYAEILHSAQNIYYANSRVIELLIVAAIWYLVVVTILSLIQGRIEKYFSRGVMSSNGVK from the coding sequence ATGACCGATACAGTCTATCAAGTCAGCCACCTAACGCTTGTTCCTCGCCGCCATTACGGGCGAATGGTAGCCGCAGTACTGGTTATCGCGGTGCTGGCGGTCATCGCCCACGCGTTTGCGGTAGGGCAGATCGAATGGAGCTACGTAGGTGAGTTCCTGACCGTGCCGGTGATCATGATGGGGCTCGTGAACACTATAGTCATGGCCATTCTAGCCATGGTGGTCGGCATCGTTTTCGGTGTGGTCTTTGCGATCATGCGCCTTTCGGAAAATCCGGTCCTTTCAAAGACTGCACTGGCCTACGTCTGGTTTTTCCGGGCCATCCCGGCGCTGCTGCAATTATTGCTTTGGTTCAATCTTGCGCTGGTCTTTCCGACCATTGGCATCCCGGGCATGTTTTCAGTCAATACCGTCGACGTGATGACGCCTTTTGTGGCGGCGCTTCTTGGGCTCGGTATTCAGCAAGGCGCGTTCACGGCTGAAGTTGTCCGAGCTGGGCTCCTCTCCGTTGATCGTGGCCAATATGAAGCGGCTCAGACCATTGGCATGACACGGCTCCAAATGCTGCGGCGGATCGTCATGCCTCAGGCCATGCGTGTGATCGTGCCACCTGTCGGGAATGAATTCATCGGCATGGTGAAGCTGACATCTCTCGCCAGCGTGATCCAGTATGCGGAAATTCTCCACAGTGCCCAGAATATCTACTATGCCAATTCCCGCGTGATCGAGCTCCTGATCGTGGCCGCAATCTGGTATCTCGTGGTTGTCACGATCCTCAGTCTCATTCAGGGGCGGATCGAGAAGTACTTCTCGCGAGGCGTCATGTCCTCCAACGGCGTGAAGTAG
- a CDS encoding amino acid ABC transporter ATP-binding protein: MDIQNLSSDAPLVVAADVRKHFGPLEVLKGIDVKVQKGEVLCIIGPSGSGKSTFLRCINQLERIDGGAIWVGGELVGYRREGNNLYELDDVQIARQRRSIGMVFQRFNLFPHLTVTENIIEGPVQVLREKPSEARERAHALLERVGLIDKKDVYPAHLSGGQQQRVAIARALAMRPQLLLFDEPTSALDPELVGDVLNVMRDLARTGMTMIVVTHELGFAREVSHRTAFMDQGQLVEIGDSRSILSSPQQARTREFISAVHK, translated from the coding sequence ATGGATATACAAAATCTCTCTTCCGACGCTCCGCTCGTGGTCGCAGCCGATGTTCGGAAGCATTTCGGGCCTCTCGAAGTCCTGAAAGGCATCGACGTCAAAGTTCAAAAGGGCGAGGTTCTCTGTATTATCGGCCCATCTGGGTCGGGCAAGAGTACCTTTCTGCGCTGTATCAACCAGCTTGAGCGCATCGACGGCGGCGCCATCTGGGTCGGCGGAGAACTAGTTGGCTACAGGCGCGAAGGAAACAATCTCTATGAGCTCGACGACGTGCAAATTGCGCGGCAGCGTCGTTCCATTGGGATGGTATTCCAGCGGTTCAATCTGTTTCCGCACCTTACGGTGACCGAAAACATTATCGAAGGACCAGTTCAGGTCCTGCGCGAGAAACCGAGCGAGGCAAGGGAGCGCGCCCACGCGTTGCTTGAGCGTGTCGGTTTGATTGACAAGAAGGACGTCTACCCGGCGCACCTTTCCGGCGGACAGCAGCAGCGGGTTGCGATTGCCCGTGCGCTCGCCATGCGTCCGCAGCTGCTGCTCTTCGATGAGCCAACCTCTGCGCTCGATCCGGAACTCGTAGGTGACGTCCTGAACGTGATGCGGGATCTGGCCAGAACGGGGATGACCATGATTGTCGTGACGCACGAACTCGGCTTCGCGCGCGAAGTCAGTCATCGCACAGCCTTTATGGACCAAGGTCAGCTCGTAGAAATCGGGGATTCGCGGTCCATACTGTCGAGTCCGCAGCAGGCGCGCACCCGGGAGTTCATCTCGGCCGTGCATAAATAA
- a CDS encoding ABC transporter substrate-binding protein, whose translation MKAKTLLCSFAALLAAGGIAMAQQLPERIASKKVIVVANVPNYPPLEFKDPKTNTLTGLDIDLGNALAKKLGVEIKWEEISFEQMVSALTTGRADMILSGMSDLPTRRDTLDFVDYLDSGAQFYTTADRKDEFKTLTDLCGKTVGASRRTSFPKEMETWSKTACEGAGKPALKIVGTEGSADARTQLRQKRLDAAVQGSETLPYLLNLEPNTYTIVGEPFTSVYQGMGFSKKDTELRDAVAKAFAEMMKDGTYEAVLKKWELTSAKVDKLMINGEPAKTQ comes from the coding sequence ATGAAAGCAAAAACGCTTCTCTGTTCGTTCGCGGCCCTGCTGGCGGCGGGCGGTATCGCAATGGCGCAGCAGCTGCCGGAGCGTATCGCCTCGAAGAAGGTGATCGTCGTCGCAAACGTGCCGAACTATCCGCCGCTCGAGTTCAAGGATCCAAAGACCAACACGCTGACGGGCCTCGACATCGATCTTGGTAACGCCCTTGCCAAAAAGCTCGGCGTCGAGATTAAGTGGGAGGAGATCAGCTTCGAGCAGATGGTTAGCGCACTGACCACCGGCCGGGCCGACATGATCCTCTCGGGCATGAGCGACCTTCCAACCCGCCGTGATACGCTCGACTTCGTCGATTACCTGGATTCCGGCGCACAGTTCTACACAACTGCCGACCGCAAGGACGAGTTCAAGACTCTGACCGACTTGTGCGGAAAGACTGTGGGCGCCAGCCGCCGCACGTCCTTCCCCAAAGAAATGGAAACCTGGAGCAAGACTGCTTGCGAGGGCGCCGGTAAGCCCGCGTTGAAGATCGTCGGAACGGAAGGTTCCGCGGATGCGCGGACGCAGCTGCGCCAGAAGCGCCTTGATGCCGCCGTGCAGGGCTCCGAGACTCTGCCTTACCTTCTGAACCTCGAGCCCAACACCTACACGATCGTCGGTGAGCCGTTCACCTCGGTCTATCAGGGCATGGGCTTTTCGAAAAAGGACACGGAGCTCCGCGACGCGGTTGCGAAGGCTTTTGCCGAAATGATGAAGGACGGCACCTATGAGGCGGTGCTCAAGAAGTGGGAGCTGACCTCCGCGAAGGTGGACAAGCTCATGATCAACGGCGAGCCGGCCAAGACCCAGTAA
- a CDS encoding MmgE/PrpD family protein, with product MSIQAGASRVAALAQFVASATPSDLPPAIRTKAARHTLDTLACGIAGAASQEAQAALDLLLATEHRGDVAVWGTNEALSARSATLVNGIACHAFELDDTGGCDHSGAVVLPAALAAVAMAGWPVSGKEFLLAVTLGYDIGRRVLEACGGYEPHNEAGWHSTATCGTFGAAAAAARLLKLDSTGIAHALGHAASFSGGLWAFIHDGSQTKRIHAGRAAEGGLLAALLARSGISGPFNIFENVWGGFLATFAAETAQPDALTKGLGEGWRLERVSLKPYASCRGTHSSVDALGVLLDRHNLAREDVEGIEVRLSPFLSDMCGGRDVATLPFAQMSLPYALAARLALGHAGLSAYSEKERNNPSLISAMQRVSLIVDPSIGADEEPFVRVLARDGRADEMRVERALGSPANPVTDEAYFAKIRSLGTMAIDGSGVRHLIEGVLGMWEQDDMRWLNDTLQATTRPALFR from the coding sequence ATGAGCATTCAGGCCGGGGCATCGCGCGTCGCTGCGCTCGCCCAGTTCGTCGCTTCAGCGACGCCGTCGGACCTCCCTCCGGCAATCCGCACAAAGGCAGCACGCCATACCCTCGATACCCTGGCCTGCGGAATAGCAGGAGCTGCCTCGCAGGAAGCGCAGGCCGCGCTTGACTTGCTTCTCGCTACCGAGCACCGGGGCGATGTGGCTGTGTGGGGCACCAATGAGGCGCTTTCAGCCCGGTCTGCAACGCTCGTCAACGGCATTGCCTGCCATGCGTTCGAGTTGGATGACACTGGCGGCTGTGACCATTCGGGGGCCGTTGTTCTCCCCGCGGCCTTGGCGGCGGTCGCCATGGCAGGGTGGCCGGTCAGCGGCAAGGAATTCCTGCTTGCGGTGACACTCGGCTATGACATTGGGCGTCGTGTTCTCGAAGCCTGTGGAGGTTATGAGCCTCATAACGAAGCGGGCTGGCACTCCACGGCCACATGCGGAACCTTTGGCGCCGCAGCCGCAGCGGCACGGCTCCTGAAACTTGATTCGACAGGCATTGCCCATGCGCTTGGCCATGCGGCAAGTTTCAGCGGAGGATTGTGGGCCTTCATCCACGACGGCAGCCAGACCAAGCGCATCCATGCAGGCAGAGCAGCCGAAGGGGGCCTCCTGGCTGCACTCCTGGCACGCTCCGGCATCAGCGGCCCATTCAATATCTTTGAGAATGTGTGGGGCGGTTTTCTTGCGACCTTTGCGGCGGAAACCGCGCAACCGGACGCATTGACTAAAGGGCTCGGCGAAGGCTGGCGCCTCGAACGAGTGTCTTTGAAACCCTATGCCTCCTGTCGGGGTACCCACTCGTCAGTCGACGCCCTGGGAGTGCTTCTCGATCGTCATAATCTCGCGAGAGAGGACGTGGAAGGGATTGAGGTCAGGCTCAGCCCGTTCCTGTCCGACATGTGCGGCGGACGGGACGTCGCAACCCTTCCGTTCGCGCAAATGAGTCTGCCTTATGCGCTTGCAGCACGGCTTGCCCTCGGACATGCCGGTCTTTCGGCCTATTCAGAAAAAGAGCGCAACAATCCAAGCCTGATATCCGCGATGCAGCGTGTGTCCCTGATTGTCGACCCGTCCATCGGTGCTGATGAAGAGCCTTTTGTGCGTGTCCTGGCGCGGGATGGCCGCGCGGACGAAATGCGCGTGGAGAGGGCACTTGGCTCGCCGGCGAATCCTGTCACTGACGAGGCTTATTTCGCCAAGATCAGGAGCCTCGGAACGATGGCTATCGACGGATCCGGCGTTCGACACCTGATCGAAGGTGTCCTTGGAATGTGGGAGCAGGACGACATGCGCTGGTTGAACGATACTTTGCAAGCCACAACCCGTCCGGCTCTCTTCCGCTAA
- the speB gene encoding agmatinase encodes MDRNKLEALRTRYLGATGGDIDDPDFRKAASLQFSESDRRKWPFADPATFLDAPFRPDVIDMPDFGKLDIALIGVPMDLGVTNRAGARLGPRAVRAIERIGPYEHVLRMTPMADAKVADIGDVPFRSRFSLESCHADIEDFFRKVVGAGVLPLAVGGDHSITRAILAAVGKDRPVGMIHIDAHCDTGGAYEGSKFHHGGPFRQAVLEGTLDPERVIQIGIRGGAEYLWEFSYVSGMTVIHAEEVPRMGVAAIIEKARAVVGDGPTYVSFDIDSLDPGFAPGTGTPEVGGLQPREVLEILRGLMGIDIVGGDVVEVAPQYDATSNTAQAGAQVLFELLCLAARKIDLLKK; translated from the coding sequence ATGGACCGGAATAAACTTGAAGCCTTACGCACTCGCTACCTCGGGGCGACCGGAGGCGATATCGACGATCCGGATTTTCGCAAAGCTGCAAGCCTGCAGTTTTCAGAAAGCGACCGTCGCAAGTGGCCCTTTGCCGATCCAGCAACTTTTCTCGATGCTCCGTTCCGACCGGATGTGATCGACATGCCTGATTTCGGCAAGCTCGATATTGCACTGATCGGCGTGCCGATGGATCTGGGCGTCACCAATAGGGCAGGGGCCCGCCTTGGGCCCCGCGCGGTTCGGGCGATCGAGCGCATCGGCCCTTATGAGCATGTCCTGCGTATGACGCCTATGGCCGACGCGAAGGTAGCCGATATCGGCGACGTGCCTTTCCGGAGCCGCTTCAGCCTTGAATCCTGTCACGCCGATATCGAGGACTTCTTTAGAAAAGTTGTCGGCGCGGGTGTTCTTCCGCTAGCCGTGGGAGGCGACCACTCGATCACACGAGCCATTCTCGCGGCCGTCGGAAAGGATCGGCCTGTGGGTATGATCCATATCGATGCGCATTGCGATACCGGTGGTGCTTATGAAGGATCAAAATTCCACCATGGCGGGCCATTCCGGCAGGCTGTTTTGGAGGGAACGCTTGACCCTGAGCGCGTCATCCAGATCGGCATTCGCGGCGGCGCTGAGTATCTGTGGGAATTCTCCTACGTTTCAGGCATGACCGTCATCCATGCGGAGGAAGTTCCGCGTATGGGCGTTGCGGCAATCATCGAGAAGGCCCGCGCTGTCGTCGGCGACGGGCCGACTTATGTCTCCTTCGACATTGACAGCCTTGACCCAGGCTTTGCCCCAGGGACCGGGACACCCGAAGTGGGAGGCCTTCAGCCGCGTGAGGTACTGGAGATTCTGCGTGGTCTTATGGGTATAGATATTGTGGGCGGCGATGTCGTAGAGGTCGCGCCTCAATATGATGCAACGAGCAATACGGCCCAGGCCGGAGCTCAGGTGCTTTTCGAGCTTCTCTGCCTCGCAGCCAGGAAAATTGACCTTCTGAAAAAGTGA